A single window of Candidatus Methylomirabilota bacterium DNA harbors:
- a CDS encoding VWA domain-containing protein translates to MSFLTPLAFALLGLSLPLVLLYFLKVRRRDQRVPSLLFWETTLHDRQASAFFQRLQRDPLLVLQLLALLALTLALARPALTIMGHGARKVAIVLDASASMKSRDSSGSRFATARAEAAALVGRLGEGAEVLVVETGAHPRVLAPLSRDRDRALAAIRSAQARDLPNRLPEALRTARALVGADPRAEIYVFTDGAFTLSQAPETTDSRLRWIAVGRGGRNVGLTNLAVRKSYQGALEYQAFASLVNYSAEPQTFTLRLELDGSPIAERSLSLEPNIRRSVVLPFSHTGGGTLKAGIDVRDDLASDDVAFAVLPPPRKIQVLLVSRGNLFLEKVLRTDPQVSLEVRTPDQYEGGMAEADIVMLDSTTPARVGPGRFFFVNVVPPDVPLEVLGRLERPSIMDWDRSHAVMRHVELAKVVIEDALRIRPLAPGRPLVEAIGGPLVYALEEPERKAIFIGFDLFKTDFPLRVAFPLILSNSLRWLHPAALDQSSLQLATGQPILLPVEHGVSSVTVTTPSGRTIKAQITRGVVSFPDTEDVGIYRFNTARGEMRVAVNLSNAEESNVQPRPLPTSASTPTAATAPVPVHRELWQLFVLLAVLLLLVEALLYWRRQSGQWPLLPRASGDRWALGLRAALLVVLCSTLLKPTLPRFVDRQNVVFLLDHSDSVSLAARERAWRFAAESVKSMRSGDRAGVVVFGEDAVVDQPLASRTTLERPKAEVAGRGTNLFQAVQLALATLPPGHANRIVMLTDGRQTSGTALAAAQAAKAAGADIYYVPAPLTFEQEVVAESLVLPQEVKFGEPFQAKVVAWSLKDTQGRLSLFRNGEFLGSQVVRLTAGKNVFSYRQSLDHSGIHVYQAALEVGGDTIEDNNRAVGTVVVRGRPQVLLAEKDKSHARSLVAALRSQNIDVTVVEASGIPKDVAGLQRYDGLILSNVSSLKLSRSQMGNIRDYVRDYGGGLIMVGGEESFGLGGYYRTPVEEALPVTMEVKQKVEIPSLAVVLSIDRSGSMAMSTGDEKVTKLDVAKEAAHLVVDLLDDRNEVGVQSWDTEFLWDSAIRTARDRAAVHHAIATIKAGGGTDGYPALKDSYSVLFERPALLKHVIFLSDGQMTRGDFSGLLRRMAKDKITVSTVAIGKDADLQLMVDIAKWGRGRFYYTEDSQTIPRIFTLETQLASKASLIEQPFRPQLTAPAHEAMQDIDWRAAPPLGGYVATTVKGSAELVLMSHQEDPVLATWRYGLGRTAAFTSDAKAKWGVLWLRWRDFNKFWAQLTRWTLRSSSRSDTVALVERRDGMGEVVVDAVDAKGEFINFLDSQVGVVAPNRERTVIDLEQVAPGKYRGRFPAPQEGVYLIGTAQRRNDRVIGSQLAGLVIPYAQELRDLGVDETALRELAELSNGGPLGQPREAFLKSRRQSRIPVDVWPWLVGAVAVLLIPEIALRRLGAGTVRWVTALRPRRRGARPAEGGRDGT, encoded by the coding sequence ATGAGCTTTCTGACACCGCTGGCCTTCGCCCTTCTCGGCCTCTCGCTGCCCCTGGTGCTGCTCTACTTCCTCAAGGTGCGGCGTCGCGATCAGCGCGTGCCCAGCCTCCTGTTCTGGGAGACGACGCTGCACGACCGGCAGGCTTCGGCCTTCTTTCAGCGGTTACAGCGGGATCCGCTCCTCGTGCTCCAACTCCTGGCCTTGCTGGCGCTGACCCTGGCCCTGGCCCGGCCCGCGCTGACCATCATGGGGCACGGGGCTCGCAAGGTGGCGATCGTGCTCGACGCCTCGGCGTCGATGAAGTCCCGCGACAGTAGCGGGTCCCGGTTCGCGACGGCCCGCGCGGAAGCGGCGGCCCTCGTCGGTCGGCTGGGTGAGGGCGCCGAGGTCCTGGTGGTGGAGACCGGCGCGCACCCCCGGGTGCTGGCGCCGCTGTCGCGGGATCGCGACCGGGCGCTGGCCGCCATTCGCTCGGCCCAGGCGCGCGATCTGCCCAACCGGCTGCCCGAGGCGCTGCGGACGGCCCGGGCCCTCGTCGGCGCCGACCCCCGCGCCGAGATCTACGTGTTCACGGACGGCGCCTTCACGCTGTCCCAGGCGCCGGAGACGACCGATAGCCGGCTGCGCTGGATCGCTGTCGGGCGCGGCGGGCGCAACGTCGGCCTGACCAATCTGGCGGTCCGCAAGAGCTATCAGGGCGCGCTGGAATATCAGGCCTTCGCCTCACTGGTGAACTATTCCGCCGAGCCTCAGACCTTCACACTGCGGCTGGAGCTCGACGGCTCGCCGATCGCCGAACGCTCGTTGAGCCTCGAGCCCAACATCCGCCGGTCGGTCGTCCTGCCCTTCAGCCATACGGGGGGCGGCACGCTGAAGGCGGGTATCGACGTGCGCGACGACCTGGCATCGGACGACGTCGCCTTCGCGGTGCTCCCGCCCCCGCGCAAGATCCAGGTGCTGCTGGTCAGCCGCGGCAATCTGTTCCTCGAGAAGGTCCTCCGGACGGATCCCCAGGTTTCGCTGGAGGTCCGCACGCCTGATCAGTACGAGGGCGGCATGGCCGAGGCCGACATCGTCATGCTGGACTCGACGACGCCGGCCCGGGTCGGGCCGGGCCGCTTCTTCTTCGTCAACGTGGTTCCGCCCGACGTGCCGTTGGAGGTGTTGGGCCGCCTGGAGCGGCCGAGCATCATGGATTGGGACCGGTCCCACGCGGTCATGCGACACGTCGAGCTGGCCAAGGTGGTGATCGAGGACGCGCTGCGCATCCGGCCCCTGGCTCCGGGGCGGCCGCTGGTGGAGGCTATCGGCGGTCCGCTCGTCTACGCCCTGGAGGAGCCGGAACGGAAAGCGATCTTCATCGGCTTCGACCTGTTCAAGACAGACTTCCCCCTGCGGGTGGCCTTTCCGCTGATCCTGTCCAACAGCCTCCGCTGGCTGCACCCGGCCGCCCTCGATCAGTCTAGCCTGCAGCTGGCTACCGGGCAGCCCATCCTCCTGCCCGTAGAGCACGGGGTGAGCTCGGTGACGGTCACCACCCCGAGCGGTCGCACCATCAAGGCCCAGATCACCCGCGGCGTCGTGAGCTTCCCCGATACCGAGGACGTCGGCATCTATCGCTTCAACACGGCACGGGGCGAGATGCGCGTCGCCGTCAACCTGTCCAACGCCGAAGAGTCGAACGTCCAGCCCCGACCGCTGCCGACCTCCGCGAGCACGCCAACCGCGGCGACGGCGCCGGTGCCGGTGCACCGCGAGCTCTGGCAGCTGTTCGTCCTGCTGGCCGTGCTCCTGCTCCTGGTCGAAGCGCTGCTCTATTGGCGCCGGCAGAGCGGGCAGTGGCCGCTGCTGCCCCGGGCGTCCGGCGACCGCTGGGCCCTGGGATTGCGGGCCGCGCTGCTCGTCGTCCTGTGCTCCACGCTGCTGAAGCCGACCTTGCCGCGATTCGTCGATCGCCAGAACGTCGTCTTCCTCCTCGACCACTCGGACAGCGTCAGCCTGGCCGCGCGGGAACGGGCCTGGCGGTTCGCCGCCGAGTCCGTGAAGTCCATGCGCAGCGGCGACCGGGCGGGCGTGGTCGTCTTCGGGGAGGACGCCGTCGTCGATCAACCCCTGGCCAGTCGCACCACGCTGGAGCGGCCCAAGGCCGAGGTGGCCGGACGGGGGACGAACCTGTTCCAGGCTGTCCAGTTGGCCCTGGCCACGCTGCCACCCGGACACGCCAACCGGATCGTCATGCTCACCGACGGTCGTCAGACCAGCGGCACCGCCTTGGCCGCCGCCCAGGCCGCCAAGGCGGCCGGCGCGGACATCTATTATGTGCCGGCCCCGCTCACGTTCGAGCAGGAGGTGGTCGCCGAGTCGCTGGTCCTGCCACAGGAGGTGAAGTTCGGCGAACCCTTCCAGGCCAAGGTGGTGGCGTGGAGCCTCAAGGACACGCAGGGTCGCCTGTCCCTGTTCCGGAACGGCGAGTTCCTGGGCTCCCAGGTGGTCCGCCTCACCGCCGGCAAGAACGTCTTCAGCTATCGCCAGTCGCTGGATCACAGCGGGATCCACGTCTACCAGGCGGCGCTCGAGGTCGGCGGCGACACCATCGAGGACAACAACCGCGCGGTCGGAACGGTGGTCGTGCGCGGCCGGCCCCAGGTATTGCTCGCCGAGAAGGACAAGAGCCACGCCCGGTCCCTGGTCGCCGCCCTGCGCTCACAGAACATCGACGTGACCGTGGTCGAGGCCAGCGGGATCCCCAAGGACGTGGCGGGCTTGCAGAGGTACGACGGCCTCATTCTCTCCAACGTCTCCTCGCTCAAGCTCAGCCGATCCCAGATGGGCAACATCCGGGATTACGTCCGCGATTACGGGGGCGGCCTCATCATGGTTGGCGGCGAGGAGAGCTTCGGCCTGGGCGGCTACTATCGCACCCCGGTCGAGGAAGCCCTGCCGGTCACGATGGAGGTCAAGCAGAAGGTCGAGATCCCGAGTCTGGCCGTCGTCCTGTCGATCGACCGGTCGGGCTCGATGGCCATGTCGACCGGCGATGAGAAGGTCACCAAGCTCGACGTTGCCAAGGAGGCGGCCCACCTCGTCGTGGACCTCCTCGACGACCGCAACGAGGTCGGCGTGCAGAGCTGGGACACCGAGTTCCTCTGGGATTCCGCCATCCGGACGGCCCGCGACCGGGCGGCCGTCCACCACGCCATCGCCACGATCAAAGCCGGCGGGGGCACGGACGGGTATCCCGCGCTCAAGGACTCCTATTCGGTATTGTTCGAGCGTCCCGCGCTACTCAAGCACGTCATCTTCCTGTCCGATGGCCAGATGACGCGCGGCGACTTCAGCGGCCTCCTCCGCCGCATGGCCAAGGACAAGATCACCGTGTCGACGGTGGCCATCGGCAAGGACGCCGACCTGCAGCTCATGGTCGACATCGCCAAGTGGGGGCGGGGGCGGTTCTATTACACCGAGGACTCCCAGACGATCCCCCGCATCTTCACCCTGGAGACGCAACTGGCGTCCAAGGCCTCGTTGATCGAGCAGCCGTTCCGTCCCCAGCTCACCGCGCCGGCTCACGAGGCCATGCAGGACATCGACTGGCGCGCGGCGCCGCCGCTGGGCGGCTACGTGGCCACGACCGTGAAGGGCAGCGCCGAGCTCGTCCTCATGAGCCATCAGGAGGATCCCGTCCTGGCCACGTGGCGTTACGGACTGGGGCGGACGGCGGCGTTCACCTCCGACGCCAAGGCCAAGTGGGGCGTCCTGTGGCTGCGCTGGCGGGACTTCAACAAGTTTTGGGCCCAGCTCACCCGGTGGACGCTGCGGAGCTCCTCGCGCTCGGATACCGTCGCCCTGGTGGAGCGCCGCGACGGCATGGGTGAGGTCGTGGTCGATGCCGTCGACGCCAAAGGGGAGTTCATCAACTTCCTCGATTCGCAGGTCGGCGTCGTGGCGCCCAATCGTGAGCGCACGGTCATCGATCTCGAGCAGGTGGCGCCCGGCAAGTACCGGGGCCGCTTTCCGGCCCCTCAGGAGGGGGTCTACCTGATCGGGACCGCCCAGCGCCGGAACGATCGCGTGATCGGCTCGCAACTGGCCGGACTGGTGATACCGTATGCTCAAGAGCTCCGGGACCTCGGGGTGGACGAGACGGCCCTGCGGGAGCTGGCCGAGCTGTCCAACGGCGGCCCGCTCGGCCAGCCGCGCGAGGCATTTTTGAAGTCACGCCGCCAATCCCGGATTCCCGTCGACGTGTGGCCCTGGCTGGTCGGGGCGGTGGCGGTGCTGTTGATTCCGGAGATCGCGCTGCGGCGGCTCGGCGCCGGAACCGTGCGGTGGGTGACGGCGCTCCGGCCCCGGCGTCGCGGAGCTCGACCAGCGGAGGGAGGGCGTGATGGTACGTGA
- a CDS encoding DUF58 domain-containing protein, translating to MPAATYRGFFSSEFLAQLERLTLASRRTFRGRVKGERRSPRKGQSVEFSDYRPYGMGDDLRYVDWNIYGRLNRLHVKLFVDEEDLCVHLLVDGSSSMAFGEPTKLRYAARVASALGFVGLVSLERVGVGVLREKVTEGWAPTRGRNQFVTLVDFLARLEADGATNLNRGLSDYARRAHEPGLAIVISDLLDPGGFESGVRALLERRFEVHVIHVLAAEELQPTLAGDLRLHDSETDSMLEITVDGEALRRYRQRLGEFLQRVEDFCRSQEIGYRRVSTETPVEEFVLSHLRGLVLG from the coding sequence GTGCCGGCGGCCACCTACCGCGGCTTCTTCAGCTCAGAGTTCCTGGCTCAGTTGGAGCGCCTCACCCTGGCTTCCCGCCGCACCTTCCGGGGCCGGGTGAAGGGGGAACGACGCAGCCCCCGCAAAGGGCAGAGCGTGGAATTCTCCGACTACCGGCCGTACGGGATGGGCGACGACCTCCGGTACGTCGACTGGAACATCTACGGCCGGCTGAACCGCCTGCACGTGAAGCTCTTCGTCGACGAGGAAGACCTCTGCGTGCATCTGCTCGTCGACGGGTCCAGCTCCATGGCCTTCGGCGAGCCGACCAAGCTGCGCTACGCGGCTCGGGTCGCGTCCGCCCTGGGCTTCGTGGGGCTGGTCAGCCTGGAGCGCGTCGGCGTCGGTGTCCTCCGCGAGAAGGTGACGGAAGGCTGGGCACCCACGCGGGGCCGGAACCAGTTCGTGACGCTGGTCGATTTCCTGGCGCGGCTGGAGGCCGACGGGGCCACCAACCTCAACCGGGGGCTCAGCGACTACGCCCGCCGCGCCCACGAGCCGGGGCTGGCCATCGTCATCTCCGACCTGCTCGACCCCGGCGGCTTCGAGAGCGGGGTGCGAGCGCTGCTGGAGCGCCGGTTCGAGGTGCACGTGATCCACGTCCTGGCCGCCGAGGAGTTGCAGCCGACGCTGGCCGGAGACCTGCGCCTGCACGACAGCGAGACCGACAGCATGCTCGAGATCACCGTGGACGGCGAGGCTCTACGCAGATATCGCCAGCGCCTCGGTGAGTTCCTGCAGCGCGTCGAAGATTTCTGCCGATCCCAGGAGATCGGATACCGGCGGGTGAGCACGGAGACTCCGGTGGAGGAGTTCGTCCTGTCCCACCTGCGGGGTCTGGTCCTGGGGTGA
- a CDS encoding AAA family ATPase, with amino-acid sequence MTQEARVQEFVGGFNALRGEVEKVIVGQREIIEHVLIGMFAGGHLLLEGVPGLGKTLLIKTLAEGLELSFSRIQFTPDLMPADIIGTNMIVEDAAGRKHFEFQHGPIFAHILLADEINRATPKTQSALLEGMQEGYVTVGGASRPLPGPFFVLATQNPIEMEGTYPLPEAQLDRFIFKLRVRYPAIEELNAIVERTTQTRQVAVNRVMNGPAVLGYRELIREVPIASHVRDFASAIIMATHPEWEHAPDVTRRFVRYGASPRGAQALVLGAKVRALCQGRFNVSADDLKALAAPALRHRVILNFEGEAEAVDIDSLIGDVVESIEQHTARSKEPFLR; translated from the coding sequence ATGACGCAGGAGGCCCGGGTCCAGGAGTTCGTCGGCGGCTTCAACGCGCTGCGCGGTGAGGTCGAGAAGGTCATCGTCGGGCAGCGCGAGATCATCGAGCACGTGCTCATCGGGATGTTCGCGGGCGGGCACCTGCTGCTGGAAGGCGTGCCCGGCCTCGGCAAGACACTGCTCATCAAGACGCTGGCCGAAGGCCTGGAGCTGTCCTTCTCGCGCATCCAGTTCACACCGGACCTCATGCCCGCCGACATCATCGGCACGAACATGATCGTCGAGGATGCCGCGGGTCGAAAGCACTTCGAATTTCAGCACGGTCCCATCTTCGCCCACATCCTGCTGGCCGACGAGATCAACCGGGCCACTCCCAAGACGCAGTCGGCGTTGCTCGAGGGCATGCAGGAAGGCTACGTCACGGTGGGCGGGGCTTCCCGGCCACTGCCGGGGCCGTTCTTCGTCCTGGCCACGCAGAATCCCATCGAGATGGAGGGAACCTACCCGCTGCCCGAGGCTCAGCTGGACCGCTTCATCTTCAAGCTGCGCGTGCGGTATCCGGCCATCGAGGAGCTCAACGCGATCGTCGAGCGCACGACCCAGACCCGCCAGGTGGCGGTGAACCGGGTGATGAACGGGCCGGCGGTGCTCGGCTACCGGGAGCTGATCCGTGAAGTGCCGATCGCCTCCCACGTGCGCGACTTCGCTTCGGCCATCATCATGGCCACGCATCCGGAGTGGGAGCACGCCCCCGACGTCACGCGGCGTTTCGTCCGCTACGGCGCGAGCCCGCGGGGCGCCCAGGCCCTCGTGCTGGGCGCCAAGGTGCGAGCGCTGTGTCAGGGACGGTTCAATGTGAGCGCTGACGACTTGAAGGCGCTGGCCGCGCCGGCGCTGCGGCACCGCGTGATCCTGAACTTCGAGGGCGAAGCCGAGGCCGTGGACATCGACTCGCTCATCGGCGACGTCGTCGAGAGCATCGAGCAGCACACGGCGCGGAGCAAAGAGCCCTTTCTCCGCTGA
- a CDS encoding glycosyltransferase, with protein sequence MASRIALLAPFAFPSVRGNAVTADRVARGLRQRGVELRLWDLSATPEAEVEVAVEAYRPGVIHAFHAFRVGPFALRLARRMELPLVVTLTGTDVNHDLFDPERAPAVRRVLEGAATTVVFHGSIGERVAATLPDVRSRLVVVPQAAAPPEGEPFDLAVRWSLPDDRLLIVLPGGIRAVKRPRLPLAPLGRLAARRPELRLLYAGPILDADEGQALLAALADRPWTRFLGVVPHAQMASLLAQADVVLNCSLSEGGMANSVLEALAAGRAVLAADIEGNRSLIEDDVTGLLFRSDDELEAQAARLAADPVLRARLGAAGRARVTTLYPPEREISGYVEVYRRLLPVLHLGTAG encoded by the coding sequence ATGGCGTCGCGGATCGCGCTGCTCGCGCCATTCGCCTTTCCGTCGGTCCGCGGCAATGCCGTCACCGCCGATCGTGTGGCCCGCGGCCTGCGCCAGCGCGGTGTAGAGCTCCGCCTCTGGGATCTCTCGGCCACGCCCGAGGCGGAGGTCGAGGTCGCCGTCGAGGCGTATCGACCGGGCGTGATTCACGCCTTCCACGCGTTTCGCGTCGGCCCCTTCGCCCTCCGACTGGCCCGTCGGATGGAGCTTCCCCTGGTCGTGACGCTGACAGGGACGGACGTCAACCACGACCTCTTCGATCCCGAACGCGCCCCCGCGGTGCGTCGCGTGCTGGAAGGAGCCGCGACGACCGTGGTGTTTCACGGCTCCATCGGCGAGCGTGTCGCCGCCACGCTGCCCGATGTGCGCTCCCGGCTGGTGGTGGTGCCCCAGGCCGCGGCGCCCCCCGAGGGTGAGCCGTTCGATCTCGCGGTCCGGTGGTCGTTGCCCGACGATCGGCTGCTCATCGTCCTCCCCGGCGGGATCCGTGCGGTGAAGCGGCCGCGGCTGCCCCTGGCCCCCCTCGGTCGGCTGGCCGCGCGACGACCGGAGTTGCGGCTGCTCTACGCGGGGCCGATCCTCGATGCCGACGAGGGTCAGGCCTTGCTCGCCGCGCTCGCGGACCGGCCGTGGACGCGCTTCCTGGGGGTCGTGCCGCACGCCCAGATGGCCTCGCTGCTCGCCCAGGCCGACGTCGTCCTGAACTGCTCGCTCTCCGAGGGCGGCATGGCCAACTCGGTGCTGGAGGCGCTCGCGGCCGGCCGCGCCGTGCTCGCGGCCGACATCGAGGGCAACCGCTCGCTCATCGAGGATGACGTCACCGGCCTCCTCTTCAGAAGCGACGACGAGCTCGAGGCCCAGGCCGCGCGGCTCGCCGCCGATCCCGTGCTCCGCGCGCGCCTGGGTGCCGCCGGGCGCGCCCGGGTGACCACGCTCTATCCGCCCGAGCGGGAAATCAGCGGCTACGTCGAGGTCTATCGACGCCTGCTGCCGGTCTTGCACCTGGGAACCGCCGGGTGA
- a CDS encoding zf-HC2 domain-containing protein yields the protein MADAREPSGPAGATPSEMECRRIAELLADYLDGSLPRHTAELLEWHIDGCAPCVAFLNTYRGTIRATRSLMHVEVPPELKQRLLTVLRSQRPSP from the coding sequence ATGGCGGACGCTCGGGAGCCCTCAGGCCCGGCCGGGGCGACACCCTCCGAGATGGAGTGCCGCCGGATTGCGGAGCTGTTGGCGGACTATCTCGATGGTTCCCTTCCCCGACATACCGCCGAGCTGCTGGAGTGGCACATCGACGGCTGCGCTCCCTGCGTCGCCTTCCTCAACACGTATCGCGGGACCATTCGCGCCACCCGCAGCCTCATGCACGTCGAGGTACCACCCGAGCTGAAGCAACGCCTGCTGACCGTTTTGCGGTCTCAGCGTCCCTCGCCGTAG
- a CDS encoding transglutaminase domain-containing protein — protein MNRRTFLKTTTALSGLATLSGWPAGGSPAHAQDKTFDPRPGNWRTFEVTHRIEVQWPKGVTRAWLPVPSVNTEYQQVLDNRWSGNARTAQLLTEPKYRAVILSAEFAKGEQNPALEMVSRFKTQDRAVDWARKGPVKEDPAALAFWTQPTELLPTDGIVRDTALTITKGASGDVEKARALYDWVVNNAYREPKVRGCGVGDVRTMLETKSFGGKCADINALFVALARAAGLPARDIYGVRVAASAFGYKALGTGSPNVTRAQHCRADVFLREYGWVAMDPADVAKVAREETSEWLKVDHPLVKTVRPKLFGSWEGNWLAYNMAHDVTLPNATVKSKLGFLMYPQGESDEGRFDPYDPDNFKYTITAREISA, from the coding sequence ATGAATCGACGTACGTTCCTGAAGACCACGACGGCGCTCTCGGGGCTTGCCACTTTGTCGGGCTGGCCAGCCGGCGGCTCGCCGGCCCACGCGCAGGACAAGACGTTCGATCCTCGTCCGGGCAACTGGCGGACCTTCGAGGTCACGCATCGCATCGAGGTCCAGTGGCCCAAGGGCGTGACCCGGGCATGGCTGCCGGTGCCGTCGGTGAACACCGAGTACCAGCAAGTCCTCGATAACCGGTGGTCGGGCAACGCCCGGACTGCGCAGCTCCTGACCGAGCCGAAGTACCGCGCCGTGATCCTCTCCGCCGAGTTCGCCAAAGGTGAGCAGAACCCCGCGCTCGAGATGGTGAGCCGGTTCAAGACTCAAGACCGCGCCGTGGATTGGGCCCGCAAGGGCCCGGTGAAGGAGGATCCGGCCGCCCTGGCATTCTGGACGCAGCCGACCGAGCTACTGCCCACGGACGGCATCGTCCGCGACACCGCCTTGACGATCACCAAGGGCGCGTCAGGGGATGTGGAGAAGGCGCGGGCCCTCTACGACTGGGTGGTCAACAACGCCTACCGCGAACCGAAGGTCCGCGGCTGCGGTGTCGGCGACGTCCGGACCATGCTGGAGACCAAGAGCTTCGGCGGCAAGTGCGCGGACATCAACGCCCTGTTCGTGGCTCTCGCCCGCGCGGCCGGGCTCCCGGCCCGGGACATCTATGGCGTCCGCGTTGCCGCCTCGGCGTTCGGGTACAAGGCGCTGGGCACCGGCAGTCCCAATGTCACTCGCGCCCAGCACTGCCGGGCCGACGTGTTCCTGCGCGAATACGGCTGGGTGGCGATGGACCCGGCCGACGTCGCCAAGGTGGCCCGGGAAGAGACCAGCGAGTGGCTCAAGGTGGATCATCCGCTCGTCAAGACGGTCCGTCCAAAGCTGTTCGGAAGCTGGGAGGGCAACTGGCTCGCCTACAACATGGCCCACGATGTGACCCTGCCGAACGCCACCGTGAAGAGCAAGCTGGGCTTTCTCATGTATCCCCAGGGCGAGAGCGACGAGGGCCGGTTCGACCCCTACGACCCGGACAACTTCAAGTACACCATCACGGCACGCGAGATCAGCGCCTGA
- a CDS encoding TlpA disulfide reductase family protein, giving the protein MLGPPAPVAGRDRLVRLVAAAIVLALAGLAGAENIDRFRPWPGPTPPLELQDLAGNRHVLTQYSGSVVLINFWATWCPPCRDEMPSIQRLRESLAGQPFVVLGVNYGESVSRITSFLKQVPVDFPMLRDPRHEAIEAWRVRTLPASFLVGPDGLVRYWVVGELDWAADDVVARVRGLLPKR; this is encoded by the coding sequence TTGCTGGGGCCACCGGCCCCCGTTGCGGGCCGGGATCGCCTCGTACGTCTGGTCGCCGCCGCCATCGTCCTGGCGCTCGCCGGCCTGGCCGGGGCGGAGAACATCGATCGCTTCCGGCCATGGCCAGGGCCCACTCCGCCTCTCGAGCTCCAGGATCTGGCCGGGAATCGCCATGTCCTGACGCAGTACAGCGGCTCTGTCGTCCTGATCAATTTCTGGGCGACGTGGTGCCCGCCCTGCCGTGATGAGATGCCCTCCATCCAGCGGCTCCGCGAGAGCCTGGCCGGCCAGCCGTTCGTCGTCCTGGGCGTGAACTATGGCGAGTCGGTTTCGCGTATCACGAGCTTTCTCAAGCAGGTGCCCGTGGACTTTCCCATGCTGCGCGACCCCCGCCATGAGGCCATCGAGGCCTGGCGGGTCCGTACGCTGCCGGCCAGCTTCCTCGTCGGCCCCGACGGGCTGGTTCGGTACTGGGTGGTGGGCGAGCTGGACTGGGCCGCTGACGACGTGGTCGCCCGCGTGCGAGGGCTGTTGCCTAAGCGGTGA
- the selD gene encoding selenide, water dikinase SelD: MTGKDIRLTAYASCAGUASKMAPGDLQEVLAVLKADRTPAHEHLLVGLGRADDAAVYRLAPDLAIVETLDFFPPVVDDAYVWGAVAAANAISDVYAMGGEVLFALAIAGFPRDMPKAIIADVFRGAADKVAEAGGVVAGGHTVVDNEPKYGLCVTGRVHPDRLLVKGGLQPGQRLFLSKALGTGVITTAGKEGAAPADVLAGAVASMLRLNRAAAQVAIACGARGATDITGFGLLGHAGEMVEASGAGLEISAGRLPLLPGALALADKGHFSGGMRRNRRYVEGLFGPRLTIDGAVAPALASLLFEAETSGGLLFSVDPERANEVHREIAARGEACAEIGVVVAEPVIRVTA, from the coding sequence GTGACGGGCAAGGACATCCGCCTCACCGCCTACGCCTCCTGCGCGGGGTGAGCGTCCAAGATGGCTCCTGGAGATCTCCAGGAGGTGCTGGCCGTCCTCAAGGCCGATCGCACGCCGGCCCACGAGCACTTGCTGGTGGGCCTGGGCCGGGCCGACGACGCGGCCGTCTACCGGTTGGCGCCCGATCTGGCCATCGTCGAGACGCTCGACTTCTTCCCGCCCGTCGTGGACGACGCCTACGTGTGGGGCGCAGTGGCCGCGGCCAACGCGATCTCCGATGTGTACGCCATGGGCGGCGAGGTCCTCTTCGCCCTGGCCATCGCGGGCTTTCCGCGCGACATGCCCAAGGCCATCATCGCCGACGTCTTCCGGGGCGCCGCCGACAAAGTCGCCGAGGCGGGAGGCGTCGTGGCCGGCGGCCACACGGTGGTCGACAACGAGCCCAAGTACGGCCTGTGCGTCACCGGCCGGGTGCATCCCGACCGGCTCCTGGTCAAGGGGGGTCTGCAGCCGGGTCAGCGCCTGTTCCTCTCCAAGGCCCTGGGGACCGGCGTCATCACGACGGCGGGCAAGGAGGGCGCCGCTCCGGCGGACGTCCTGGCCGGCGCCGTCGCCAGCATGCTGAGGCTCAACCGGGCGGCCGCACAGGTGGCCATCGCTTGCGGCGCCCGAGGCGCGACGGACATCACGGGGTTCGGCCTCCTGGGCCACGCCGGCGAGATGGTGGAGGCGTCCGGAGCCGGCCTGGAGATCTCGGCCGGCCGGCTGCCGCTATTGCCCGGGGCCCTGGCTCTGGCCGACAAGGGCCACTTCAGCGGAGGCATGAGGCGCAACCGGCGTTACGTCGAAGGTCTCTTCGGCCCGCGGCTCACGATCGACGGGGCGGTGGCCCCGGCGCTGGCCTCGCTCCTGTTCGAAGCGGAGACGTCCGGCGGGCTCCTCTTCTCCGTAGATCCGGAGCGCGCCAACGAGGTTCACCGGGAAATCGCCGCGCGGGGTGAGGCCTGTGCCGAGATCGGCGTCGTCGTCGCCGAGCCCGTCATTCGCGTCACCGCTTAG